A region of Gracilinanus agilis isolate LMUSP501 chromosome 3, AgileGrace, whole genome shotgun sequence DNA encodes the following proteins:
- the RUFY4 gene encoding RUN and FYVE domain-containing protein 4, giving the protein MERDRSILRVIQDLKKVVSAILWGYGEQEKPVTDASAELHGLCGYMELLLQFDQKDRKRFWGPRKDYWDFLSMALQRNGGNMEGIRFVYAQDKLKTTVGRGRAFIRFCLAHRQLADTLQLCLLDPELIREWYGSQSPFLCPELSLDILETLYVLNGVTFDLELQRHDLDGGWPMFSESPSQNSSTITQEKLRTKQPQEEILVTHLKSKGVQSKKPLTPLAGYDIQPPGDDSKGVCLVIPNSAEIQEPLTEKKIEDSESEISQGALEGTKELEVVPNSLPGEIRKIPRGQEPSLHKKQHGRFPEAKIPGSPQIRQAPEQEKMHQRKEERVWCLGGEPIEQMCISPKNQTHADLSLVEQGDGGRIFPKIMQIKEEPSIRAENRREQMGPEGQKVLKDPPKGRRDQRFAPKHLPNVLGEKFEEEQSEPRREHETHRVPGESKMLQDLETGKRQKDKQAQRQVPEASGKEQEHLRDTEDVIKNLKECLQKAEEQSQKKEKLLMSLEEKLRELEEQLLRSQEQQSQLRGELEQRQQEAEKREDQYQQDLSEQHELVQAMKRRLVELIREKDSLWQKTEHLSSLAPGLCIVCSKIFGRLNRKYHCKGFWISTDSVEASSAMPVLWTTRRKNDAVDLATRREKPRSTKSRFSTSGLVSSLLNDPWTISPNISLNDVLVPLLAKVT; this is encoded by the exons ATGGAAAGAGATAGAAGCATCCTGAGAGTTATCCAAGACCTCAAAA AAGTCGTCTCTGCTATCCTTTGGGGATATGGTGAACAAGAAAAACCAGTGACAGATGCCAGTGCTGAACTGCATGGACTGTGTGGCTACATGGAGCTCTTGCTACAG TTTGATCAGAAAGATCGGAAGAGATTTTGGGGACCCCGAAAGGATTATTGGGACTTCCTTTCCATGGCCCTGCAGCGGAATGGTGGAAACATGGAAGGCATTCGATTTGTCTATGCCCAGGACAAG CTGAAGACCACAGTGGGGAGAGGTCGTGCATTTATTCGTTTCTGTCTAGCCCATAGACAGTTGGCTGACACTCTGCAGCTCTGCCTTCTGGACCCTGAACTCATCAG GGAGTGGTATGGAAGCCAAAGCCCCTTCCTGTGCCCAGAACTCAGCCTTGACATCCTCGAGACCCTCTATGTGCTGAATGGAGTGACCTTTGATCTCGAGTTGCAGCGGCATGACCTTGATGGGGGCTGGCCTATGTTCTCAGA GTCACCAAGCCAGAATTCCAGTACTATAACCCAGGAAAAGTTAAGAACCAAACAGCCTCAAGAAGAG ATCCTAGTCACACATCTGAAAAGCAAAGGAGTACAGTCTAAAAAGCCACTAACCCCATTAGCTGGCTATGACATCCAACCCCCAGGAGATGATTCCAAGGGGGTCTGCCTGGTGATACCTAACAGTGCTGAGATACAAGAACCCCTGAcagaaaagaagatagaagattCTGAGAGTGAGATAAGTCAAGGGGCACTTGAAGGAACCAAAGAACTGGAAGTGGTCCCAAACTCCTTGCCTGGAGAAATTAGGAAGATTCCCCGGGGGCAGGAGCCCAGCCTGCATAAAAAGCAACATGGAAGATTCCCAGAAGCCAAGATACCTGGGTCCCCTCAGATTAGGCAAGCACCAGAACAGGAAAAAATGcatcagagaaaggaagaaagagtatgGTGTCTAGGAGGAGAGCCCATTGAGCAGATGTGTATATCTCCAAAGAATCAAACACATGCAGATCTCAGTCTTGTGGAACAGGGAGATGGGGGAAGGATATTTCCAAAGATAATGCAAATTAAGGAAGAACCCTCCATCAGGGCTGAGAACAGAAGAGAGCAGATGGGACCAGAAGGACAGAAAGTGCTAAAAGATCCcccaaaaggaaggagagatcagAGATTTGCTCCAAAACACCTGCCCAATGTGTTGGGGGAGAAGTTTGAGGAAGAACAGTCAGAACCCAGAAGGGAACATGAGACCCACAGAGTCCCAGGGGAGTCCAAGATGCTTCAAGACCTGGAAacaggaaagagacagaaagataagcAGGCTCAAAGACAGGTGCCTGAAGCATCAGGGAAAGAGCAAGAGCACCTGAGAGACACTGAGGATGTAATTAAG AACCTCAAGGAATGTCTGCAGAAGGCTGAGGAACAGTCTCAGAAGAAGGAAAAACTACTAATGAGCCTGGAGGAGAAACTGAGAGAACTGGAAGAACAGTTGTTAAG GAGCCAAGAGCAGCAGTCCCAACTGAGAGGAGAGCTGGAACAAAGACAACAGGAGGCTGAGAAGAGAGAAGACCAGTACCAACAAGACCTCAGTGAGCAGCACGAACTGGTCCAAGCCATGAAGAGACGTCTGGTGGAGCTGATTCG GGAGAAGGACAGCTTATGGCAGAAGACTGAGCATCTTTCTTCCCTGGCCCCTGGGCTCTGTATAGTCTGTAGCAAGATTTTTGGCCGTCTGAATCGGAAATATCATTGCAA AGGGTTCTGGATCTCCACAGACTCTGTGGAAGCCTCGTCTGCCATGCCTGTTCTGTGGACTACAAGAAGAAAGAACGATGCTGTCGATCTTGCCACCCGAAGGGAGAAACCTAGGTCAACTAAGTCAAGGTTCTCTACCTCAGGACTGGTCTCCTCCCTACTTAATGATCCTTGGACCATAAGCCCAAATATTTCCCTTAATGATGTCCTTGTCCCATTACTAGCTAAGGTGACTTAG